One genomic segment of Plasmodium vivax chromosome 9, whole genome shotgun sequence includes these proteins:
- a CDS encoding ubiquitin activating enzyme, putative (encoded by transcript PVX_092830A), whose protein sequence is MKNNEEWEKEKIYDRQLRLWGVKAQNRMMKSNVLILGLSGINIEICKNLILNGINITIIDDNIVDEEMVENIFFLNESDIQNYACVAIFKELKSINKMINMKAYIGRMDTSNDSIIIESELVQNADGEISNTKMGKTFSVEKYISNYTSVCVSCEDYPLYKLVKMNEFCHEKNIGFFAAMCNGKFAFLFSDFGNHVIEESYYKAKEGQRKGETGANKAGELQKEGETGANNGGIPIQYCTLSHFLKVPFENFDKKTNKIIFPMFALILFELNKQLNKSDKSIDEQEFSTFCDQFSLAKCKESLGEITKTYRVAFSPSCSIMGGVTSQEIRKFVSKQHESIPNFCVFDMNQSVVCTSMIS, encoded by the coding sequence atgaaaaacaatgAAGAGtgggaaaaggagaagatcTACGATCGACAGCTGCGGCTGTGGGGAGTGAAGGCACAAAACCGAATGATGAAGTCCAACGTGCTAATCCTTGGGTTAAGCGGTATCAACATagaaatatgcaaaaatttaatccTCAATGGAATTAACATAACCATAATTGATGACAATATAGTGGACGAAGAAATGGttgagaatattttttttttaaacgaatCGGACATACAGAATTATGCATGTGTAgctatttttaaagaattgaAAAGTATAAATAAGATGATAAATATGAAGGCCTACATTGGGAGAATGGACACTTCAAATGACAGCATAATTATTGAGAGCGAATTGGTACAAAATGCAGATGGTGAAATAAGCAATACGAAGATGGGGAAAACATTCAGCGTGGAGAAGTACATAAGCAATTATACCTCCGTTTGCGTCTCTTGTGAAGATTACCCTTTATACAAATTAGTGAAGATGAACGAATTTTGCCACGAGAAAAATATTGGTTTCTTCGCCGCAATGTGCAATGGGAAGTTcgcttttttgttctccgATTTTGGCAATCATGTGATTGAGGAATCGTATTATAAGGCGAAGGAAGGGCAAAGGAAGGGTGAAACAGGTGCGAACAAGGCGGGGGAGCTGCAAAAGGAGGGTGAGACAGGTGCGAACAACGGGGGAATCCCAATACAGTATTGTACATTGTCCCACTTTCTCAAAGTAccatttgaaaattttgacaaaaaaacgaacaaaattatttttcccatgtTTGCGCTAATCCTATTCGAACTAAATAAGCAGCTGAATAAAAGCGACAAATCGATTGACGAACAGGAATTTTCTACTTTTTGTGACCAATTTAGCCTCGCGAAATGCAAGGAAAGTTTGGGCGAAATAACCAAGACTTATAGGGTTGCCTTTTCGCCATCCTGCTCCATCATGGGCGGCGTAACTTCACAGGAAATTCGGAAGTTCGTGTCCAAGCAGCACGAGTCCATCCCCAACTTTTGCGTTTTCGACATGAACCAGAGCGTCGTCTGCACGTCGATGATTTCGTGA
- a CDS encoding hypothetical protein, conserved (encoded by transcript PVX_092835A) gives MLGGKENEGSSKASVKSKSIKIIKVPKFVSNKWLQYNNKDIVGLFEQNNNEISTLYVQKDDTDNVKKLTCNKGSTVNTYILKQSKVSLKPIKGLTPSSSPSATTTTATTAPTNSNSKTSENVNQSKVKINLNNPVKENAERSKEIDYVVCADVLTNCEHTYSFLPTLDEDYSLVLKERHYKTNVKKNRFTIIETRNEEHIDSSHTLFKYYTSDDHALNASGAGSAMGGAGSVPGAANTTNDAGVNSANSANSANSANNANSVSHLQGVSSTSSRDNKLGKSNKRTLQDSDGHFGSSSASKQKAKQVKKMHVFDLDKAKISMFKIFEREGKKGVPFSVFAKSFSIPSNYIKNILDEIAVKKKRVTDKKPVYFLKDCIG, from the coding sequence ATGCTCggtggaaaagaaaatgaggGGTCCTCCAAAGCGTCGGTGAAAAGTAAAAGCATAAAGATAATAAAGGTGCCAAAGTTTGTTTCAAATAAATGGCTGCAATATAACAATAAAGATATTGTGGGCTTATTTGAGCAAAACAACAATGAAATTTCGACCCTGTACGTACAGAAGGATGACACcgataatgtaaaaaaattgacgtGCAATAAAGGCAGTACggtaaatacatatatactaAAACAAAGTAAAGTGTCGTTAAAGCCGATTAAGGGGTTGACGCCTAGCAGCTCACCGTCCGCCACGACGACGACGGCCACCACTGCCCCTACGAACTCGAATAGTAAAACTAGCGAAAATGTAAATCAAAGTAAAGTTAAAATTAACCTGAACAATCCTGTAAAGGAAAATGCGGAAAGGAGCAAAGAAATTGATTATGTAGTGTGTGCAGATGTGTTAACAAATTGCGAACATACATACTCGTTTTTGCCAACGCTAGATGAAGATTATTCCTTGGTACTAAAGGAAAGACATTATAAAACCAATGTGAAAAAGAATCGGTTTACGATTATCGAAACAAGGAATGAAGAACATATAGATTCCTCTCATACTCTGTTTAAATACTACACATCTGATGATCATGCGCTGAACGCCTCTGGAGCGGGAAGTGCTATGGGTGGTGCGGGCAGTGTCCCCGGCGCGGCTAACACGACGAATGACGCTGGGGTGAATAGCGCAAACAGCGCAAACAGCGCAAACAGTGCAAACAATGCAAACAGCGTGAGTCACCTGCAGGGCGTGAGCAGCACGAGCAGTAGGGACAACAAACTGGGAAAGAGTAACAAGCGGACTCTTCAGGACTCGGATGGCCATTTCGGttcctcctctgcttctAAACAAAAAGCCAAacaggttaaaaaaatgcacgtTTTCGACCTCGATAAGGCGAAAATTAGTATGTTCAAAATATTCGAGcgagaggggaagaagggggtCCCCTTCTCCGTGTTTGCCAAAAGTTTTAGCATCCCCTccaattacataaaaaatatcttagACGAAATAGccgtgaaaaaaaagcgggtCACGGATAAGAAACCGGTGTACTTTCTGAAGGACTGCATTGGTTGA
- a CDS encoding hypothetical protein, conserved (encoded by transcript PVX_092840A), with translation MGIQLLTCILACVILTPNVLAFRNGRAIKSYNFTNVNVKHGVRVGDAKRRRDPVASGGKLFYSLNKTPRTNVKIRHSHVHLSLKEKMNFIFHGESDVTLLDKLIASTSYILPFMDAIQAFVMPLVNMLPTSLHKYLFQVEKLNQIYSSIPFLSFGTFMGLYFLFVKENRFKFHYFIRYHHMQSLILSMFGYALALFYFRVFPYSYNDTDIFNLTVLYSTMAIYFGSLIVPFLSSLLG, from the exons ATGGGAATACAGTTGCTCACCTGCATTCTAGCATGTGTCATTTTAACCCCCAATGTGCTAGCCTTTCGTAACGGGAGGGCTATCAAAAGTTACAATTTTACGAACGTTAATGTGAAGCATGGGGTACGCGTAGGAGATGCCAAACGCAGAAGGGACCCTGTCGCATCGGGGGGAAAGTTATTTTATTCGTTGAACAAAACCCCAAGGACAAACGTCAAAATTAGGCACAGCCACGTCCACCTGtctttaaaggaaaaaatgaatttcatttttcacggCGAAAGTGACGTCACGCTGCTGGACAAGCTGATAGCCTCCACCAGTTACATTCTCCCCTTCATGGATGCCATTCAG GCTTTCGTCATGCCACTCGTAAATATGCTCCCGACGTCGCTACACAA gtaCCTCTTCCAAGTTGAAAAGCTAAACCAGATTTACTCGTCCATCCCATTTCTATCCTTTGGCACCTTCATGGGTCTCTACTTCCTCTTCGTCAAAGAGAACCGCTTCAAGTTTCACTACTTTATTAGGTACCACCATATGCAG AGCCTGATACTGTCCATGTTCGGCTACGCACTGGCTCTGTTTTACTTCCGAGTGTTTCCCTACTCCTACAACGACACGGATATCTTCAATTTGACCGTTTTGTACTCCACCATGGCCATCTACTTCGGCTCTCTGATCGTTCCCTTCCTCTCCTCTTTGCTTGGATAG
- a CDS encoding hypothetical protein, conserved (encoded by transcript PVX_092845A) has protein sequence MQGANQNEEDNPIRSLGHNALVELLNNNNSDRGSEPGEDTQKGGKEAPQTYSFEGDTLRRKRKASKGKKRTHGKAEKKRAHKLPTRKSIKQSSYRDINEEDTKMLKHPHPRFDTPGKTNRERNKSYLRMMSKYNLFFGNGKKPHFVMPPSDHMMVRGNIPVGGFHRRSGTTIKGDISGDATDDADDDDDAQHDGEKRDKFFFLKKSNVRGEIMDGARVPMLGGFSPEGEMKRDGRGSVSSGGESGGSPGGAPSEKRSENLTEKRRVKSSDASPDAENTPDMLKKGEEKKESTCTAMPCDVKRHSSTGSTHLGERSHINESHKKIGSDKASRKRRNKKDSDAERKKLHKPWCDIDSADSIEKEVTLTSPHSSSVKNESNKKPVVMIQPDDRLDEVEKVSPPQTPAVVGKIDFQTDLAKVVKIEGKDSPHLQTALRRNEGDMDSLDLDDQPPTGSISQVDPFNHEDFIFLDFNPVKEEYVEIKKTLERYKKKRELTEERGDKMHLNSNGQVILEKKMVKEILTDKKEKQSGHQNDENGYIKKNLNQLKEKMRRGKIRIISYDFVRNLCYILVRGDSSL, from the coding sequence ATGCAGGGGGCAaatcaaaatgaagaggacaACCCCATAAGGTCTCTGGGGCACAATGCCCTGGTCGAGTTGCTTAACAATAATAACAGCGATAGGGGGAGCGAACCTGGGGAGGATACACAGAAGGGAGGGAAGGAGGCTCCCCAGACGTACTCCTTCGAGGGGGACACtttaagaaggaaaaggaaagcatcaaaggggaaaaaaaggacccacggaaaagcggaaaaaaagagagcacACAAATTGCCGACGAGGAAAAGCATAAAACAGTCATCATATAGGGATATTAACGAAGAGGACACAAAAATGTTGAAGCACCCCCACCCCCGTTTTGACACCCCTGGGAAGACAAACCGAGAGAGAAACAAAAGTTACCTCCGCATGATGAGCAAGTATAACCTATTCTTTGGAAACGGTAAAAAACCCCATTTTGTAATGCCCCCAAGTGACCATATGATGGTGAGAGGGAACATCCCGGTCGGCGGCTTCCATCGACGAAGTGGCACCACCATCAAGGGGGACATCTCCGGCGACGCCACTGATGATGcggatgatgatgatgatgccCAGCATGatggtgaaaaaagggacaagtttttttttttaaagaagagTAACGTACGTGGCGAAATCATGGACGGGGCTCGGGTCCCCATGTTGGGGGGATTTTCCCCCgagggggaaatgaaaagggacGGAAGGGGCAGTGTCAGCAGTGGGGGTGAAAGTGGAGGCAGCCCAGGCGGAGCCCCCAGTGAAAAACGCAGTGAAAACTTAACTGAAAAACGCCGCGTAAAAAGCAGTGACGCCTCGCCTGACGCAGAGAACACACCGGACATgctcaaaaagggggaggaaaaaaaggaaagcaccTGTACCGCCATGCCATGTGATGTAAAACGACATTCGAGCACAGGCTCCACTCACTTGGGGGAAAGGTCCCACATAAATGAATCCCATAAGAAGATAGGTAGTGACAAGGCAAgtagaaaaaggaggaacaaaaaggatAGTGATGCTGAGAGGAAGAAACTGCACAAGCCATGGTGTGATATAGACTCGGCTGACTCGATCGAAAAAGAAGTCACTCTCACGTCTCCACATAGCAGtagtgtaaaaaatgaaagtaaTAAAAAGCCTGTTGTGATGATCCAGCCAGACGATCGCCTAGACGAAGTGGAAAAGGTAAGTCCCCCCCAAACTCCTGCTGTGGTAGGTAAAATTGATTTTCAAACTGACCTTGCGAAGGTTGTCAAAATAGAGGGAAAGgactccccccatttgcaaaCAGCGCTGCGAAGAAATGAGGGAGATATGGACAGTCTCGATTTGGATGACCAACCACCCACTGGCAGCATCAGTCAAGTGGACCCCTTCAACCACGAggatttcatttttctggATTTTAACCCGGTAAAGGAGGAATAcgtggaaattaaaaaaacactcgAGAGGTACAAAAAGAAACGGGAATTGACGGAGGAACGGGGTGATAAAATGCACCTCAACTCAAATGGGCAagtcattttggaaaaaaaaatggtaaaggaaatattaacagataaaaaagaaaaacagagtGGTCATCAAAATGACGAAAAtggttatataaaaaaaaatttaaatcaaTTGAAAGAGAAAATGCGTCGGGGAAAAATACGAATAATCAGCTACGACTTTGTGCGCAATTTGTGTTACATCTTAGTTAGGGGGGATTCTTCACTGTAG
- a CDS encoding small GTPase Rab6, putative (encoded by transcript PVX_092850A): MYDTFDNNYQSTIGIDFLSKTLYLDEGPVRLQLWDTAGQERFRSLIPSYIRDSAAAIVVYDITNRQSFENTTKWIQDILNERGKDVIIALVGNKTDLGDLRKVTYEEGMQKAQEYNTMFHETSAKAGHNIKVLFKKIAAKLPNLDNSNSNDANVVDIQLTNNAAANEKNMLSKCMC, from the exons ATGTATGACACCTTTGACAACAACTATCAG TCCACCATCGGGATCGACTTTCTCAGCAAAACCTTGTACCTGGATGAAGGGCCAGTGCGCCTGCAACTATGGGACACGGCTGGCCAGGAACGATTCCGAAGCTTAATACCAAGCTACATCAGAGACTCAGCTGCAGCTATCGTCGTTTATGACATTACCAACAGGCAATCATTCGAAAATACAACCAAATGGATACAAGACATTCTAAACGAAAGAGGGAAAGACGTGATCATCGCGCTAGTGGGAAATAAAACGGACTTGGGAGACCTCAGAAAAGTTACGTACGAGGAAGGGATGCAGAAGGCTCAAGAGTACAACACAATGTTCCATGAAACCAGTGCCAAAGCGGGCCACAATATAAAGGtcttgtttaaaaaaattgccgcCAAGTTACCCAACCTTGATAACTCCAACTCGAACGATGCGAATGTCGTCGATATACAGCTCACAAACAATGCAGCGgcgaatgagaaaaatatgcTCAGCAAGTGTATGTGTTAA
- a CDS encoding hypothetical protein, conserved (encoded by transcript PVX_092855A) → MKQFYRGENKSSSGGSSGRAKNAQSQDATSGVPLTGWEAKRPAPPQQPRGMPYREAKNGKGIPPSIASNSDNKTGSSRSCWSYASQQWNAPQKKHAHVGDRHDDALIAERRKAYTSMSTAAHRSNYASRADPRSNTESSSPRMCLVKRLNGNVEQIDMKDIHTAFPNYIPYERKDNNALLSSVFCPEEDAKQTQGKVGDISNLPVVYQNVELNLDLVKKCRQASTITNGKKKKKKTHICIYIYVCVKIKLPIGTPPASQTGKLTRVTPGEGIRKSFSRMGERSRVEAEVAAEVAAEVAAEKRNLSKVPTWKNAPAGESNFSSSGRSPIRRFQSAQRDATRQTSLLKPHVIPMLLKHSTNMILSQLKKMKGNQRIHTKGTTMKVKNTKQQEAQFEQRSFSKKQMDKQPTADGKMDQVVYPRYNSSSVKDCHQVVVGSNSGGSSPVGGKNGDLTLQGLLAKKTKVKSIEKEKYIEKVNAYKVVYQSHDFVSIYQNGGDRTIKDHCIDVSSLLCIPGYVGGYLCESNSTVNHSHANGKGNPQVEGEQEEDTKRRGSTASARSFTTHPQPEQGQLWIDPDVDLLNDDPILYHLRKAVNSSPTLNVDLQYLVLLNERLKNREPLGDSLWGWR, encoded by the exons ATGAAACAGTTTTACCgtggggaaaataaatccTCTTCTGGGGGGTCGTCCGGCAGGGCCAAGAACGCACAGAGCCAAGATGCCACATCGGGGGTTCCTTTGACGGGGTGGGAGGCAAAAAGACCTGCCCCACCCCAACAACCACGCGGCATGCCGTATCGAGAGGCAAAAAACGGGAAAGGCATCCCCCCCTCTATAGCCTCCAACAGCGATAACAAAACGGGCTCATCGCGCAGCTGCTGGAGTTACGCCTCCCAGCAGTGGAAcgccccccaaaaaaaacacgcacaCGTTGGCGACAGGCACGATGATGCGCTTATAGCAGAGAGAAGAAAGGCATACACCTCCATGAGCACCGCTGCGCACAGGAGCAACTATGCCTCCCGCGCAGACCCACGATCCAACACCGAAAGCAGCTCTCCACGCATGTGCTTGGTGAAACGATTGAATGGAAACGTAGAACAAATTGACATGAAGGATATTCATACCGCCTTTCCTAACTACATACCATATGAGAGAAAAGACAACAACGCACTCCTCTCGTCAGTGTTCTGCCCCGAGGAAGATGCAAAGCAAACCCAAGGCAAGGTGGGAGACATTTCTAACCTCCCTGTTGTCTATCAAAATGTGGAGCTTAACTTGGACCTCGTCAAAAAGTGTAGACAGGCCTCCACAA TAacgaacggaaaaaaaaaaaaaaaaaaaacacacatatgcatatacatatatgtatgtgtcaAA ATCAAACTGCCCATTGGGACCCCCCCCGCTAGTCAAACGGGTAAGCTCACGCGAGTGACTCCAGGGGAGGGAATTAGGAAAAGCTTTTCACGCATGGGAGAGCGCAGTAGAGTGGAAGCAGAAGTGGCCGCAGAAGTGGCCGCAGAAGTGGCCGCAGAA AAACGAAACCTCTCCAAAGTGCCAACATGGAAGAACGCCCCAGCAGGTGAATCgaatttttcctcttctgggCGAAGTCCCATTAGGAGGTTTCAGTCTGCTCAG AGGGATGCCACGCGCCAAACGAGTTTGCTAAAACCACACGTCATTCCCATGCTGCTAAAGCATTCTACAAATATGATTCTGAGCCAGTTAAAAA AGATGAAAGGCAATCAAAGGATCCACACCAAAGGCACCACTATGAAGGTAAAGAACACAAAGCAGCAAGAGGCACAATTTGAGCAAAGatcattttcaaaaaagcaaatggaTAAGCAACCTACGGCTGATGGCAAAATGGACCAAGTGGTTTATCCCCGCTACAATTCTTCCTCCGTTAAAGACTGCCACCAAGTGGTGGTAGGCAGCAACTCGGGTGGTAGCTCCCCAgtggggggcaaaaatggagatTTGACCCTCCAGGGG CTCCTCGCGAAGAAAACCAAAGTGAAGTccatcgaaaaggaaaagtacaTAGAGAAGGTAAACGCATACAAAGTGGTATACCAGAGCCACGACTTCGTGAGCATCTACCAAAACGGAGGGGACAGAACCATTAAGGATCACTGCATCGATGTGTCCAGTTTGTTATGTATCCCTGGGTATGTCGGGGGGTACCTATGTGAGTCAAATTCAACGGTTAATCATTCCCATGctaatggaaaaggaaacccACAGGTGGAGGGGGAGCAGGAAGAGGATACAAAAAGACGTGGAAGCACAGCCTCTGCCAGAAGTTTCACTACGCACCCACAACCAGAACAGGGACAACTTTGGATAGACCCCGACGTAGACCTTCTAAATGATGATCCAATTTTATATCATCTTAGAAAAGCTGTAAACAGCTCCCCCACACTTAACGTCGATTTGCAGTACCTCGTACTTTTGAACGAACGTTTGAAGAACAGAGAACCGCTGGGCGACTCATTGTGGGGGTGGAGGTAG
- a CDS encoding coat protein, gamma subunit, putative (encoded by transcript PVX_092860A): MLKPIGIKDKIQRNLLKDPKYDDEKSVANPHEGDKASILQETRVFSSYPLNTQKCMQILTKILYLINKGEEKLTSQECTDIFFNITKLFQSNNERLRRMIYLLIKSLPVNEKEVFIVTSSLTKDMNSANDCYRANAIRVLSKIIDSSMATQIERYLKTAIVDKNSFVSSSSLLCGLNLYFNASCDIVKKWIHEVSECINSKNPMIQFHALTLLCSIKYQDKLALEKIISSYSKSASNLSGALANCLLIKYASYLIYCTEVDSELANMSGVMNANSANAASGAKQLSPGGTSPQGYHPTQANRSAGRSHDMYNIQDYATNKGNFIHPTTKVCFDYLKNCLKSKDPMILFECIKCIFQLAIYDKAGRNSTTVFNVDILNECMKVCQIFLLSSKVVDKFSIIRQINNLSHHRPHVASKINQDIESLLTDSNKSICVLAFTTLLKTGNEANIDRLLSQINNYMTGDNTFFKIQIIEEVKNLCFIYPSKCNLILSFLSNNLRDEESYQFKSNTIDAIILIISQIPNSEEAAILQLCEFIEDCEYNSLLLRVIRFLLVHIPKTANPSKYIRYIYNRLILENSTIRVDGLYALFHIALKCESNSKDILFLLNCLLADNDDEVRDRSNFLCHILREKINKGDLLQGEHPSEDVPLIDELLTNEPPTHLENLLYLIEKHVEDNLLEEFDYQNAKEEIQKMGDSTFKELVAPSSSSSPHLKRKNSTADTYGGSLNGAKLPEQSTDSIVSEDVSHFIEKHQMGTLKMVGKSVPLTENEAEYTVFVKKYIYERHILLQFTIQNTLSEQILADVNMQINSFDKKWTVLEKTTIPNLFFNAPQNLYVLLGRNNAPPLGEPMLEAPPSGDYQVNQHFQLSLRFLTKENEMDEGFPDSYSINPLGVQITDFICPRILRNGEFKHIWDSMESLNSEAVSKFSLNFENIQLAVVGLLNTLNMMACDQTDSVEANSSSHNMLLSARFMNESHVLCKASLILSQQYGCLLKIVCRSRERPLSETLLKSLE; this comes from the coding sequence ATGCTCAAGCCAATCGGGATCAAAGACAAAATTCAAAGGAACTTGTTGAAGGATCCCAAGTATGATGATGAAAAATCGGTGGCCAATCCCCATGAGGGAGATAAGGCGAGCATCCTGCAGGAGACGAGAGTTTTCTCCAGCTACCCCCTGAACACGCAAAAGTGCATGCAAATATTAACTAAAATTTTGTACCTTATAaataaaggggaagaaaaactaACATCACAAGAATGCACAGACATCTTCTTCAACATCACCAAATTGTTTCAATCGAACAATGAGAGGTTACGAAGGATGATTTATTTGCTTATAAAAAGTTTGCCAGTCAACGAGAAGGAAGTCTTCATAGTAACCAGTTCGTTGACGAAGGATATGAATTCTGCAAATGATTGCTACAGAGCTAATGCCATACGTGTGTTAAGCAAAATAATTGACAGCTCCATGGCTACTCAAATTGAGCGCTACTTGAAGACGGCTATAGTGGACAAAAACTCCTTCgtctcttcttcctccctgcTCTGCGGATtgaatttatatttcaaCGCATCTTGCGATATTGTGAAGAAGTGGATTCATGAGGTGAGCGAATGTATTAACAGCAAAAACCCGATGATTCAGTTTCACGCCTTAACGTTGCTGTGTTCTATTAAGTACCAGGATAAGCTGGCCTTGGAAAAGATCATTTCGTCGTACAGCAAAAGTGCCAGCAATTTGTCCGGGGCTCTGGCCAACTGCCTCCTGATCAAATATGCCTCCTACTTGATTTACTGCACCGAGGTGGACAGCGAGCTGGCCAACATGAGCGGTGTGATGAATGCAAACAGTGCGAACGCTGCGAGCGGGGCGAAGCAGCTCTCCCCGGGGGGCACCTCCCCTCAGGGCTACCACCCCACGCAGGCGAACAGGTCTGCAGGCCGATCGCACGACATGTACAACATACAGGACTATGCAACGAACAAAGGGAACTTCATCCACCCGACGACCAAAGTCTGCTTCGATTACCTGAAGAACTGCCTCAAAAGTAAAGACCCCATGATTCTGTTTGAATGCATAAAATGCATATTTCAGCTAGCCATTTACGACAAAGCAGGGAGAAATTCCACCACCGTATTCAACGTAGATATACTCAACGAATGTATGAAGGTGtgccaaatatttttactctCATCTAAGGTGGTAGACAAGTTTAGCATCATCAGACAGATTAATAATCTCTCCCATCATAGACCCCACGTTGCATCAAAAATTAACCAAGACATTGAAAGCCTCCTAACGGATAGCAACAAAAGTATCTGCGTGTTGGCCTTCACGACGCTACTGAAAACGGGAAATGAAGCCAACATAGATCGTCTGCTTAgtcaaattaataattacatgACTGGAGATaataccttttttaaaattcaaattattGAAGAGGTGAAGAACTTATGCTTTATCTACCCTTCCAAGTGTAACCTCATCTTGAGCTTCCTCTCAAACAATTTGAGGGACGAAGAGTCGTATCAATTTAAGTCCAACACGATTGATGCcatcattttaattattagcCAAATTCCAAATTCGGAAGAAGCAGCCATTTTACAGCTCTGCGAATTTATTGAAGACTGCGAGTATAACTCCCTCCTCCTTAGGGTGATCCGATTCCTCCTCGTGCACATCCCCAAAACGGCCAACCCATCTAAGTATATAAGATACATATACAACAGATTAATTCTGGAAAATTCTACCATACGGGTTGATGGGTTGTATGCCCTTTTTCACATCGCCTTAAAGTGCGAATCCAATTCGAAGGatattttgttcctcctaAATTGCCTCCTAGCCGATAACGATGACGAAGTGAGGGATCGCTCCAACTTTCTGTGCCACATTTTGAGGGAAAAGATAAACAAAGGGGACCTTCTCCAGGGGGAGCACCCCTCTGAGGATGTGCCCCTCATCGATGAACTCCTAACAAATGAACCGCCCACCCATTTGGAAAATCTCCTCTACTTAATTGAAAAACATGTGGAAGATAACCTGTTGGAGGAGTTTGACTACCAAAATGCAAAGgaggaaatacaaaaaatgggagacaGCACTTTCAAGGAGTTAGTagctccctcttcttcttcctccccccacttgaagaggaaaaactcCACCGCAGACACGTATGGTGGATCCCTAAATGGGGCGAAGCTACCTGAACAGAGCACAGATTCTATCGTATCGGAAGATGTGTCTCACTTTATAGAGAAGCACCAAATGGGCACGCTCAAAATGGTGGGAAAATCCGTACCACTCACGGAAAACGAAGCTGAGTATACCgtgtttgtaaaaaaatatatttacgaAAGACACATCCTCCTACAGTTCACCATTCAGAACACGTTAAGTGAGCAAATTTTGGCCGACGTCAACATGCAGATAAATTCTTTCGATAAAAAATGGACCGTTTTGGAAAAAACCACCATCCCGAACTTGTTCTTTAATGCCCCCCAAAATTTGTACGTCCTTTTGGGGAGGAACAATGCCCCCCCATTGGGAGAGCCCATGTTAGAGGCACCCCCCAGTGGAGACTACCAAGTCAACCAGCACTTCCAACTCTCCCTGCGATTCCTCACcaaagaaaacgaaatggaCGAGGGATTCCCAGACTCCTATTCCATTAACCCCCTGGGTGTACAAATTACAGATTTTATCTGCCCAAGAATTTTAAGAAATGGCGAATTCAAACACATCTGGGACAGCATGGAAAGCCTCAACTCAGAAGCCGTAAGCAAATTTAGcctaaattttgaaaatatccAGCTGGCTGTCGTTGGGTTGTTAAACACTTTAAACATGATGGCGTGCGACCAGACGGATAGCGTAGAGGCCAACAGCAGCAGCCACAACATGCTGCTCTCGGCTCGATTCATGAACGAGTCCCACGTGCTCTGCAAGGCGTCCCTCATTCTGTCGCAGCAGTACGGCTGCCTGCTCAAGATCGTGTGCCGCTCCCGCGAGAGGCCGCTCTCTGAGACGCTCCTCAAGTCGCTCGAGTAG